From a region of the Azospirillum formosense genome:
- a CDS encoding lysozyme inhibitor LprI family protein: MPRSSWLFGPMLSLCLIPVAAAAQTPPDCAKPSGRAERTICASADLKVAAEDMATLLRDTLGNTPAEGRDAIERAQKAFLAERDGRCADTSAIPACRALYETRAADLATRNSAGQKTLATIVAGIPKDAKAAAAALQRYSGAPAKAWLVYLYQSGAVPVPDKDATVRRLVDEILKQDLPKDPYLFEEMANLGDVPSAPLGTALLFLRHVLSTTEMDAPCFLFTKHGQPAFEAFGAFWGNARDETPGLCAPPSSVFDLPEWKAVSAHIDPAIEPALVERGSIRHGYERQFEVDDLQASLVPSTLLEAPMSAEARKMAEQRGKAVTAFRSWDDFEIWPEKDYSAALHALPAAITATAKLYREKFKLNPQTADQAAKAAADRFIAGRLGLIMPDD; this comes from the coding sequence ATGCCTCGTTCCTCGTGGCTTTTCGGCCCTATGCTGTCGCTCTGCCTGATCCCCGTTGCCGCCGCAGCCCAGACGCCACCCGATTGCGCCAAGCCGTCCGGTCGAGCCGAGCGCACCATTTGCGCCAGCGCCGATCTGAAGGTCGCCGCCGAGGATATGGCGACGCTCCTGCGCGATACCCTGGGAAACACGCCGGCCGAAGGCCGGGATGCCATCGAGCGTGCGCAGAAGGCGTTTCTGGCGGAGCGTGACGGCCGCTGCGCCGACACGTCCGCCATCCCGGCCTGCCGCGCCTTGTACGAGACGCGCGCCGCCGACCTCGCCACCCGGAATTCGGCGGGCCAGAAGACGCTGGCCACGATTGTCGCGGGCATCCCGAAGGACGCCAAGGCCGCCGCGGCCGCGCTTCAACGCTACAGCGGTGCGCCGGCCAAGGCATGGCTGGTCTATCTTTATCAAAGCGGCGCGGTGCCCGTGCCCGACAAGGACGCCACGGTGCGCCGCCTTGTCGATGAAATCCTGAAGCAGGATCTCCCGAAAGACCCTTACCTCTTTGAAGAGATGGCGAATCTCGGCGACGTCCCGAGCGCGCCGCTGGGCACGGCATTGCTGTTCCTGCGCCACGTCCTGTCGACCACGGAAATGGACGCGCCCTGCTTCCTGTTCACCAAGCATGGGCAACCGGCCTTCGAGGCCTTCGGTGCCTTCTGGGGCAACGCGCGCGACGAGACACCCGGCCTGTGCGCTCCGCCGTCGTCGGTGTTCGATCTGCCGGAATGGAAGGCTGTCTCCGCCCATATCGACCCGGCCATCGAACCGGCCCTGGTGGAGCGTGGCAGCATCCGTCACGGCTATGAGCGCCAGTTCGAGGTCGACGACCTTCAGGCGTCTCTGGTGCCCAGCACGCTTCTGGAAGCGCCGATGTCGGCCGAGGCCAGGAAGATGGCCGAACAGCGCGGAAAGGCCGTGACCGCCTTTCGGTCCTGGGACGACTTCGAGATTTGGCCGGAAAAGGACTATAGCGCGGCCCTGCACGCCCTGCCCGCTGCGATCACTGCAACAGCAAAGCTTTACAGGGAAAAGTTCAAGCTGAATCCACAAACGGCCGATCAGGCGGCCAAGGCCGCCGCGGACCGATTCATCGCCGGGCGGCTGGGCCTCATCATGCCGGATGACTGA
- a CDS encoding DUF4384 domain-containing protein — MNDASAPTFAPTTWRHRFAATVLAAIGIAAIAVWPVHATTASDVAKSDAPADGETAPAAALPTPVEPPSPAVPDLSALRTALAEFQCAELEVAVGKDQRVAISGLTAGDTDPDSLALLAQDYVTGQRAAVEIERASPALCEPLTLIGALRTSNAGLAAPVSIRLEGGAGTVFNGGQDLVFDVAAPDFPAHLQVDYFTADGDVIHLLPNPLEVSGRVDAGSVRRLGERGAGGRFWSIGPPYGHELIVVIASPTPLFAAPRPEAEPASSYLPALKQALDAAPPATVATARFLKTRAP, encoded by the coding sequence GTGAACGACGCCTCCGCGCCGACCTTTGCGCCGACGACATGGCGGCATCGATTCGCCGCGACGGTGCTCGCCGCCATCGGGATCGCCGCGATCGCCGTGTGGCCGGTCCATGCCACCACCGCCTCCGATGTGGCCAAGTCCGACGCTCCGGCGGACGGCGAAACCGCACCGGCGGCGGCGCTCCCCACACCGGTCGAGCCGCCGAGTCCCGCCGTTCCCGACCTGTCGGCGCTGCGGACCGCCTTGGCGGAATTCCAGTGCGCCGAACTGGAGGTCGCCGTCGGCAAGGACCAGAGGGTTGCGATTTCCGGCCTGACCGCCGGCGACACCGACCCGGACAGCCTCGCCCTGCTCGCCCAGGATTACGTCACTGGCCAGCGGGCCGCCGTGGAGATCGAGCGGGCATCCCCTGCCCTGTGCGAACCCCTGACCCTGATCGGCGCGCTGCGGACCAGCAACGCCGGCTTGGCGGCGCCCGTGTCGATCCGCCTTGAGGGTGGAGCCGGCACGGTGTTCAACGGCGGCCAGGATTTGGTGTTCGACGTGGCCGCGCCCGACTTTCCGGCGCATTTGCAGGTGGATTACTTCACCGCCGACGGCGATGTCATTCATTTGTTGCCCAACCCGCTGGAAGTCAGTGGGCGGGTGGACGCCGGCTCGGTCCGCCGTCTGGGGGAGCGCGGCGCCGGTGGGCGATTCTGGAGCATCGGGCCGCCCTACGGTCACGAGTTGATCGTCGTGATCGCCAGCCCCACGCCGCTGTTTGCGGCGCCGCGGCCCGAAGCCGAACCGGCCTCGTCCTATCTCCCGGCCTTGAAGCAGGCCTTGGACGCCGCCCCGCCGGCCACCGTGGCCACCGCGCGTTTCCTGAAGACCAGAGCGCCCTGA
- a CDS encoding agmatine deiminase family protein, producing the protein MTTPAAEGFTMPGEWERHTRCWMAWPCRPETWPEGAFDAAAAAYTDVARAISRFEPVTMVCDPADVADASLACGPGVEILPLPISDSWIRDTGPSFVTDGKGQLAGVHWRFNAWGGNYPDSAKDQQVGRLMLEHLGLRRFEAPLVMEGGSFHVDGEGTLLTTEQCLLNPNRNPNLGKAEIEELLKEHLGISTVIWLGEGYQDDETDGHIDEIALFVKPGVVMAITTDDPGDANFKAFQDNLDRLKRARDAQGRELEVIPVRQPARRDENGVRLTLSYTNLYIANGGIVMPAFEDPADDEAFRIVRRAFPDREVVQVPALDIVRGGGGIHCITQQQPTV; encoded by the coding sequence ATGACGACACCGGCGGCGGAAGGCTTCACCATGCCGGGCGAATGGGAACGGCACACCCGCTGCTGGATGGCGTGGCCGTGCCGGCCCGAGACGTGGCCCGAGGGGGCTTTCGACGCCGCCGCCGCCGCCTACACCGACGTCGCCCGCGCCATCAGCCGGTTCGAACCGGTGACCATGGTCTGCGATCCCGCCGACGTTGCCGACGCTTCCCTGGCCTGCGGGCCGGGGGTTGAGATCCTGCCTCTGCCGATCAGCGATTCGTGGATTCGCGACACCGGACCCAGCTTCGTCACCGATGGGAAAGGGCAGTTGGCCGGCGTCCATTGGCGCTTCAACGCCTGGGGCGGCAACTATCCGGACAGCGCCAAGGATCAGCAGGTCGGCCGTCTGATGCTGGAGCATCTCGGCCTGCGCCGCTTCGAAGCCCCTCTCGTCATGGAAGGTGGCTCGTTCCATGTGGACGGGGAGGGGACGCTGCTGACGACGGAACAGTGCCTGCTGAACCCCAACCGCAACCCGAATCTCGGCAAGGCGGAGATCGAGGAGCTTCTCAAGGAGCATCTCGGCATCTCCACGGTAATCTGGCTGGGCGAGGGCTACCAGGACGATGAGACGGACGGCCACATCGACGAGATCGCCCTGTTCGTGAAGCCCGGCGTCGTCATGGCGATCACCACCGACGATCCCGGCGACGCCAATTTCAAAGCGTTCCAGGACAACCTCGACCGTCTGAAGCGCGCCCGCGACGCCCAGGGGCGAGAACTGGAGGTCATCCCGGTCCGCCAGCCGGCGCGGCGGGACGAGAACGGTGTGCGGCTGACCCTGTCCTATACGAATCTCTACATCGCCAACGGCGGAATCGTCATGCCGGCCTTTGAGGACCCGGCGGACGACGAGGCCTTCCGCATCGTCCGCCGGGCCTTCCCGGACCGCGAGGTCGTGCAGGTTCCGGCGTTGGACATCGTGCGCGGCGGCGGCGGCATCCACTGCATCACCCAGCAGCAGCCGACGGTCTGA
- a CDS encoding extracellular solute-binding protein: protein MKRFALSVIGAVAAIAIAGPALAQAKKPVNIYIWNDYLGESTLADFTKATGYDTKVDLYDSLELLEQKVLVGKSGYDVIVPTAEPTLSRMIQAKVVAPLDKAKIPNLKNVDPKVLKLLENSDPGNKFSVPYLGGTVGIAIIPEKIKAVAPDVPLDSWDLIFKPEVAKKVAACGITVMDSAIDVIPSVLNYLGLDPNSEKKEDLDKVEKTLLAVRPYIKQFVTGQNINILAGGDACVVMAYNGDAIQGAARAEEAKNGVKVEYITPKEGVQVWWDTLAIPADAPNKEGAHAYINFILDPANIAAVSNTVSYANAVPASLASVDEGVKSNPAVFLPENSNVKLFALKSIKQTTDRARTRVWTKVKTGK, encoded by the coding sequence ATGAAACGTTTCGCTCTCAGCGTCATCGGCGCCGTCGCGGCGATCGCCATCGCCGGCCCGGCGCTGGCCCAGGCCAAGAAGCCGGTCAACATCTACATCTGGAACGACTATCTGGGCGAATCGACGCTGGCGGACTTCACCAAGGCCACCGGCTACGACACCAAGGTGGACCTCTACGACAGCCTTGAGCTGCTGGAGCAGAAGGTTCTGGTCGGCAAGTCGGGCTACGACGTGATCGTCCCCACCGCCGAGCCGACCCTGTCGCGCATGATCCAGGCGAAGGTCGTGGCGCCGCTCGACAAGGCGAAGATCCCGAACCTGAAGAACGTCGATCCGAAGGTCCTCAAGCTCCTCGAGAATTCCGACCCCGGCAACAAGTTCTCCGTGCCCTATCTGGGCGGCACGGTCGGCATCGCCATCATCCCGGAGAAGATCAAGGCCGTCGCCCCCGACGTCCCGCTCGACAGCTGGGACCTGATCTTCAAGCCGGAGGTGGCGAAGAAGGTCGCGGCCTGCGGCATCACCGTGATGGATTCGGCCATCGACGTGATCCCGTCGGTGCTGAACTACCTCGGCCTCGATCCGAACTCCGAGAAGAAGGAGGATCTGGACAAGGTCGAGAAGACGCTGCTGGCGGTCCGCCCCTACATCAAGCAGTTCGTCACCGGCCAGAACATCAACATCCTGGCGGGCGGCGACGCCTGCGTCGTCATGGCCTACAACGGCGACGCCATCCAGGGTGCCGCCCGCGCCGAGGAGGCCAAGAACGGCGTGAAGGTCGAGTACATCACGCCGAAGGAAGGCGTGCAGGTGTGGTGGGACACGCTGGCCATCCCGGCGGACGCGCCGAACAAGGAGGGCGCGCACGCCTACATCAACTTCATCCTGGACCCGGCGAACATCGCCGCGGTGTCCAACACGGTCAGCTACGCCAACGCCGTTCCGGCCTCGCTGGCCTCGGTTGACGAGGGCGTGAAGTCCAACCCCGCCGTCTTCCTGCCGGAGAACAGCAACGTCAAGCTGTTCGCCCTGAAGTCGATCAAGCAGACCACCGACCGCGCCCGTACCCGCGTCTGGACCAAGGTCAAGACCGGCAAGTAA
- a CDS encoding ABC transporter permease subunit codes for MKQMGKLAWALWFGYAFLYVPIALLIFYSFNESRLVTVWGGFSTKWYAELLQNDQLLGAAWLSLKVAAMSATASVVLGTVAGLALARFGRFRGRTLFGGMITAPLVMPEVITGLSLLLLFVALEQAIGWPDGRGMTTITIAHTTFTMAYVAVIIQSRLVSLDESLEEAAMDLGARPAKVFFVITLPIIAPAIVSGWLLAFTLSLDDVVVASFVSGPGSTTLPMVIFSSVKFGISPQINALATLMMMVVATGIFIASLVMARQERQRKRDEQMAVQGG; via the coding sequence ATGAAGCAGATGGGAAAACTGGCCTGGGCGCTGTGGTTCGGCTATGCCTTCCTCTACGTGCCGATCGCGCTGCTGATCTTCTATTCCTTCAACGAGTCGCGACTGGTCACGGTGTGGGGCGGCTTCTCCACCAAATGGTACGCGGAGCTGCTGCAGAACGACCAGCTTCTCGGGGCGGCCTGGCTGTCGCTCAAGGTGGCGGCGATGTCGGCCACCGCGTCCGTGGTGCTCGGCACGGTCGCCGGTCTGGCGCTGGCCCGTTTCGGGCGGTTCCGCGGGCGGACGCTGTTCGGCGGCATGATCACCGCGCCGCTGGTCATGCCGGAGGTCATCACCGGTCTGTCGCTGCTGCTGCTGTTCGTGGCGCTGGAGCAGGCCATCGGTTGGCCGGACGGGCGGGGCATGACGACGATCACCATCGCCCACACCACCTTCACCATGGCCTATGTGGCGGTGATCATCCAGTCGCGCCTCGTCAGTCTGGACGAGAGCCTGGAGGAGGCGGCAATGGACCTGGGCGCCCGCCCGGCCAAGGTCTTCTTCGTCATCACGCTGCCGATCATCGCGCCGGCCATCGTGTCGGGCTGGCTGCTCGCCTTCACCCTGTCGCTCGACGACGTGGTGGTCGCCAGCTTCGTGTCGGGGCCGGGCTCCACCACGCTGCCGATGGTCATCTTCTCCAGCGTGAAGTTCGGCATCAGCCCGCAGATCAACGCCTTGGCGACGCTGATGATGATGGTGGTCGCCACCGGCATCTTCATCGCCAGCCTCGTGATGGCGCGGCAGGAGCGTCAGCGGAAGCGGGACGAGCAGATGGCGGTGCAGGGGGGCTGA
- a CDS encoding MBL fold metallo-hydrolase, which yields MTGQRVTVLGCGGSRGVPVIGLGWGSCDPSNPRNHRLRPSILVEWEQERDGQGGDVSVLVDTSPDLRQQLLNADVRRLDAVLWTHQHADHSHGIDELRELCRAMHAPIDAFGSADDLAGLERRFGYCFEPLRPGDPFYRPVLTPRVVEGPFEVRGHRILPFEQDHGYLKTLGYRFDNFAYSTDVVRLDEDAFAALEGVEVWVVDCARIEPPHPVHAHLALTLEWIARVRPKRAYLTHMDQTMDYDTLRRLLPAGVEPAYDGLVIEL from the coding sequence ATGACCGGCCAGCGGGTCACGGTCCTCGGCTGCGGCGGATCGCGGGGCGTCCCCGTGATCGGCCTCGGCTGGGGCTCCTGTGACCCGTCGAACCCCAGAAACCATCGGCTGCGCCCGTCCATCCTGGTGGAATGGGAGCAGGAGAGGGACGGGCAGGGCGGTGACGTCAGCGTCCTGGTCGACACCTCGCCGGACCTTCGCCAGCAGCTTCTCAACGCCGATGTGCGACGGCTCGACGCCGTGCTGTGGACGCACCAGCACGCCGACCATTCCCATGGAATCGACGAACTCAGGGAACTGTGCCGCGCCATGCACGCTCCCATCGACGCCTTTGGCAGCGCCGATGACTTGGCTGGACTGGAACGGCGTTTCGGCTATTGCTTCGAGCCTCTGCGCCCCGGCGATCCCTTTTACCGCCCGGTGTTGACGCCTCGTGTCGTGGAAGGCCCGTTTGAGGTGCGCGGTCACCGGATCCTGCCCTTCGAGCAAGATCACGGCTACTTGAAGACCCTCGGCTATCGCTTTGATAACTTTGCCTATTCAACCGATGTTGTGAGATTGGATGAAGACGCCTTCGCGGCGTTGGAGGGCGTCGAGGTGTGGGTGGTCGATTGCGCCCGGATCGAGCCGCCGCACCCGGTCCATGCCCATCTCGCCCTGACGCTGGAATGGATCGCGCGGGTGCGTCCCAAGCGGGCCTACCTGACGCACATGGACCAGACCATGGATTACGACACGCTCCGCCGGTTGCTTCCCGCCGGTGTCGAGCCCGCCTATGACGGGCTCGTCATCGAGCTTTGA
- the potA gene encoding polyamine ABC transporter ATP-binding protein has protein sequence MAVQPIRKPTRLEPWQDPGQKPYVRIEKVTKTFGDFVAVDEVSLSIYRGEFFALLGGSGSGKTTLLRMLAGFETPTEGKIFIDGVDMAGIPPYERPVNMMFQSYALFPHMSVEQNVAFGLKQDGVAKAEIKERVGAMLDLVQLGRFAKRKPHQLSGGQRQRVALARSLVKRPKLLLLDEPLGALDKRLREQTQFELVNIQEKLGVTFIVVTHDQEEAMTMSSRIAVMNHGVIAQTGTPTEIYEYPQSRFVAEFIGSVNMFEGRVVEDQADHVLIRSEDAGCDLYINHAVAVPAGATVGVAVRPEKIALSKEPPASAATNADGRNVTSGIVREIAYLGDVSIYLVELKTGKTVRVTAPNVVRRTEMPITWDDEVYLSWRPFAGVVLTQ, from the coding sequence ATGGCCGTCCAGCCGATCCGCAAGCCCACGCGCCTGGAACCCTGGCAGGACCCGGGACAGAAGCCCTATGTGCGAATCGAGAAGGTGACCAAGACCTTCGGCGATTTCGTCGCTGTGGACGAGGTCAGCCTGTCGATCTACCGGGGCGAGTTCTTCGCCCTGCTGGGCGGCTCCGGGTCGGGGAAGACGACCCTGCTCCGCATGCTGGCCGGGTTCGAGACGCCGACCGAGGGCAAGATCTTCATCGACGGCGTCGACATGGCCGGCATCCCGCCCTATGAGCGGCCGGTCAACATGATGTTCCAGTCCTACGCCCTGTTCCCGCACATGTCGGTGGAGCAGAACGTCGCCTTCGGCCTGAAGCAGGACGGCGTCGCCAAGGCGGAGATCAAGGAGCGGGTGGGGGCGATGCTCGACCTCGTCCAGCTCGGCCGCTTCGCCAAGCGCAAGCCGCACCAGCTCTCCGGCGGCCAGCGGCAGCGCGTGGCGCTGGCCCGCTCGCTGGTCAAGCGGCCCAAGCTGCTGCTGCTCGACGAGCCGCTGGGCGCGCTCGACAAGCGGCTGCGCGAGCAGACGCAGTTCGAGCTGGTCAACATCCAGGAGAAGCTGGGCGTCACCTTCATCGTGGTCACCCACGACCAGGAGGAGGCGATGACCATGTCCTCGCGGATCGCCGTGATGAACCACGGCGTCATCGCCCAGACCGGCACGCCGACCGAGATCTACGAATACCCGCAGTCCCGTTTCGTCGCCGAGTTCATCGGCTCGGTGAACATGTTCGAGGGCAGGGTGGTGGAGGATCAGGCCGACCATGTTCTGATCCGCTCCGAGGACGCCGGTTGCGATCTGTACATCAACCACGCGGTGGCGGTCCCCGCCGGCGCCACGGTGGGCGTGGCCGTCCGTCCGGAGAAGATCGCGCTGAGCAAGGAGCCGCCGGCCAGCGCCGCGACCAACGCCGATGGGCGCAACGTCACCAGCGGGATCGTTCGCGAGATCGCCTATCTCGGCGACGTGTCGATCTATCTGGTCGAGCTGAAGACGGGCAAGACGGTGCGCGTGACGGCGCCCAACGTGGTGCGGCGCACCGAGATGCCCATCACCTGGGACGACGAGGTGTATCTAAGCTGGCGTCCCTTCGCCGGGGTGGTGCTGACGCAATGA
- a CDS encoding TatD family hydrolase: MLVDSHCHLDFPDFAEELDAVVDRARQAGVGRMVTICTYLSRFDRILAVAERYDDVLCSLGVHPHQAAEEIAGVTVERLVELSKHPKVIGLGETGLDYFYDKSPRDVQQECFRRHIRASLDTGLPLIVHTRDADDDTMRIVREEAAGQPVNGLLHCFSSGRQLAEEALDFGFYISLSGIVTFKKSEDLRAIVKDVPLDRILVETDAPYLAPVPFRGKRNEPAYVAHTAACVAEVKGVDAVEMARISTENFFRLFPRAGTPRQAAA, translated from the coding sequence ATGCTGGTCGATAGCCACTGCCATCTCGACTTTCCCGATTTCGCCGAGGAGCTGGACGCGGTCGTCGACCGCGCCCGGCAGGCGGGGGTGGGGCGGATGGTGACCATCTGCACCTACCTGTCGCGCTTCGACCGCATCCTGGCGGTCGCCGAGCGCTATGACGATGTCCTATGCTCGCTCGGTGTGCATCCGCATCAGGCGGCGGAGGAGATCGCCGGGGTGACCGTCGAGCGCCTCGTCGAACTGTCGAAGCATCCGAAGGTGATCGGGCTGGGCGAGACCGGGCTCGACTACTTCTACGACAAGAGCCCGCGGGACGTTCAGCAGGAGTGCTTCCGCCGGCACATCCGGGCCAGCCTGGACACCGGCCTCCCGCTGATCGTGCACACCCGCGACGCCGACGACGACACCATGCGGATCGTCCGCGAGGAGGCCGCCGGCCAGCCGGTCAACGGCCTGCTGCACTGCTTCAGCTCCGGTCGGCAACTCGCTGAAGAGGCTTTGGATTTCGGCTTTTACATTTCCCTGTCAGGGATCGTCACCTTCAAGAAGTCGGAAGACCTCCGCGCCATCGTGAAGGACGTTCCTCTCGACCGGATTCTGGTGGAGACGGACGCGCCCTATCTGGCGCCGGTGCCGTTCCGCGGCAAGCGCAACGAGCCGGCCTACGTCGCCCACACCGCGGCCTGCGTCGCCGAGGTCAAGGGCGTGGACGCGGTGGAGATGGCCCGGATCTCCACCGAGAACTTCTTCCGCCTGTTCCCCCGCGCCGGGACGCCCCGACAGGCGGCCGCATGA
- a CDS encoding ABC transporter permease subunit: MIDLLRRIGLWGRGVVVAIPYLWLLLFFLVPFLIVFGISLSEAMLAQPPYAPLIDWLVDEDAGTTKLQILLNLSNYLRLGGDDLYILAYLNSVKIALVTTVCCLLLGYPMAYAIARAEPSKRGPLMMLVILPFWTSFLIRIYAWIGILKANGVVDNLLQWTGLTTEPFELLYSDWAVYIGMTYCYLPFMVLPLYATLEKLDPTLLEAAADLGCRPWKAFLTVTLPLSLPGIIAGSLLVFIPSVGEFVTPELLGGPDTLMIGRVLWNEFFANRDWPVASAVAIALLLFLVVPIMVFQHVQGRQTEAGR; encoded by the coding sequence ATGATCGACCTTCTGCGCCGGATCGGCCTGTGGGGGCGGGGGGTGGTGGTCGCCATTCCCTACCTGTGGCTTCTTCTGTTCTTCCTGGTGCCCTTCCTGATCGTGTTCGGCATCAGCCTGTCGGAGGCGATGCTGGCGCAGCCGCCCTACGCGCCGCTGATCGACTGGCTGGTGGACGAGGACGCGGGCACGACCAAGCTCCAGATCCTGCTGAATCTGTCCAATTATCTGCGGCTGGGCGGGGACGACCTCTACATCCTGGCCTATCTGAACTCGGTGAAGATCGCGCTGGTCACCACCGTCTGCTGCCTGCTGCTGGGCTACCCCATGGCCTACGCCATCGCCCGGGCGGAGCCGTCCAAGCGCGGGCCGCTGATGATGCTGGTCATCCTGCCCTTCTGGACCAGCTTCCTGATCCGCATCTACGCCTGGATCGGCATCCTGAAGGCCAACGGGGTGGTGGACAACCTGCTGCAATGGACCGGCCTGACGACGGAGCCGTTCGAGCTGCTCTACTCGGATTGGGCCGTCTACATCGGCATGACCTATTGCTACCTGCCCTTCATGGTGCTGCCGCTCTACGCGACGCTGGAGAAGCTGGACCCGACGCTGCTGGAGGCGGCGGCCGACCTTGGCTGCCGGCCCTGGAAAGCGTTCCTGACGGTGACGCTGCCGCTGTCGCTGCCGGGCATCATCGCCGGGTCGCTGCTGGTCTTCATCCCCTCGGTCGGCGAGTTCGTGACACCGGAGCTGCTGGGCGGTCCCGACACGCTGATGATCGGTCGCGTGCTGTGGAACGAGTTTTTCGCCAACCGCGACTGGCCGGTCGCCTCGGCGGTGGCCATCGCGCTCCTGCTGTTCCTGGTGGTGCCGATCATGGTCTTCCAGCATGTCCAGGGGCGCCAGACGGAGGCCGGGCGATGA
- a CDS encoding protein phosphatase 2C domain-containing protein, whose protein sequence is MHSALIEMIASGQTDVGRVRSRNEDFFHLDTARGLAVICDGMGGHAGGDIASRTAVEVVAAVIASRDDADGAASGGHADGDRAPSPAEENRAAAEAAMTVRSAVVAANRRINALNRQRGFAEGRGMGTTLVGLWRVPGTGRIVVFHAGDSRLYRLRDGALRPLTRDHSLYQLWLDNGRRGQAPQRNIIVRALGTGEQVEPDIAIHDLQPDDLYLLCSDGLTGIVPEGLIQRFLTQQPPPIAEDACARLIDLANGAGGPDNITLILARFVLVPA, encoded by the coding sequence ATGCACTCCGCCCTGATCGAGATGATCGCCTCCGGACAAACGGATGTCGGCCGTGTCCGCTCGCGCAACGAGGATTTCTTCCACCTCGACACGGCCCGCGGCTTGGCGGTGATCTGCGATGGCATGGGGGGGCATGCCGGCGGCGACATTGCCAGCCGCACCGCGGTGGAGGTGGTGGCGGCGGTCATCGCGTCCCGGGATGATGCCGATGGGGCTGCCAGCGGCGGCCACGCCGACGGCGATCGGGCGCCATCCCCGGCGGAGGAGAACCGGGCGGCGGCCGAAGCCGCAATGACGGTCCGCTCCGCGGTGGTGGCCGCCAACCGCCGCATCAACGCCCTGAACCGCCAGCGCGGCTTCGCCGAAGGGCGCGGCATGGGCACCACGCTGGTGGGGCTCTGGCGGGTGCCGGGAACCGGCCGCATCGTCGTCTTCCATGCCGGAGACAGCCGGCTCTACCGTCTGCGCGACGGCGCACTTCGTCCGCTGACGCGCGATCACAGTCTCTATCAGCTCTGGCTCGACAACGGCCGGCGCGGGCAGGCTCCTCAACGCAACATCATCGTCCGCGCCCTGGGCACCGGGGAGCAGGTCGAGCCCGACATCGCCATCCATGATCTGCAGCCCGACGACCTCTACCTACTGTGCTCTGACGGCCTGACCGGCATCGTGCCGGAGGGCTTGATCCAGCGGTTCCTCACCCAGCAGCCGCCTCCCATCGCCGAGGACGCCTGCGCCCGTCTGATCGACCTCGCCAACGGTGCGGGCGGGCCGGACAACATCACCCTTATCCTCGCCCGCTTCGTCCTTGTTCCGGCCTGA